A region of Streptomyces sp. NBC_01264 DNA encodes the following proteins:
- a CDS encoding MerR family transcriptional regulator: MRLAELSERSGVSTATIKYYLREGLLAPGRRVSATTADYGEGHLRRLRLVRALIQVGGIPVATARDVLAHVDDESLGRTMRIGAALWALPQGPEPDGEDPAVITARREVDRLLEMLGWSSAREVGELSPVHRSLVSAVSTLLRLGYPWDAEMMAPYAELMHRAAVRDFDFMETYPSEEEKVETAVAAVVLVQPVLKAMHRLAQEEESARRYGLD; this comes from the coding sequence ATGCGGCTGGCGGAGTTGAGCGAACGCAGTGGCGTCTCCACCGCGACGATCAAGTACTACCTCCGGGAGGGCCTGTTGGCTCCGGGCCGCCGGGTCAGCGCGACGACCGCCGACTACGGCGAAGGGCATCTGCGGCGGCTGCGGCTGGTCCGCGCCCTGATCCAGGTCGGCGGGATCCCGGTGGCCACGGCCCGGGACGTGCTCGCGCACGTGGACGACGAGTCCCTGGGGCGCACGATGCGGATCGGCGCCGCGCTGTGGGCCCTGCCGCAGGGGCCCGAACCGGACGGCGAGGACCCGGCGGTGATCACCGCACGGCGCGAAGTGGACCGGCTGCTGGAGATGCTCGGCTGGTCGTCGGCGCGCGAGGTGGGGGAGTTGTCCCCCGTCCACCGCTCGCTCGTGTCGGCGGTGTCCACCCTCCTGCGGCTCGGCTATCCGTGGGATGCCGAAATGATGGCCCCGTACGCCGAGTTGATGCACCGGGCGGCCGTGCGCGACTTCGACTTCATGGAGACCTACCCCTCCGAGGAGGAGAAGGTCGAGACGGCGGTGGCCGCGGTCGTCCTCGTCCAGCCGGTACTGAAGGCCATGCACCGGCTGGCGCAGGAGGAGGAGTCCGCGCGACGGTACGGTCTGGACTG
- a CDS encoding serine/threonine-protein kinase, producing the protein MDSSEAGRRLIDGRFELARPLGSGGMGTVWRARDIALDREVALKEVRPPDPATAAAQPGLVVQLRERAVREARALARLAHPNVVTIHHIVESEPGSDGHPWIVMELVRGGSLADRLEGGPLPVADVLRLGLDLLSALRAAHAEGVLHRDVKPANVLLRPNGSAVLTDFGIAALHGATGLTSTGALIGSPEYIAPERARGAEGLAASDLWSLGMLLYVAAEGVHPLRRATSLATVVAVLDEPIPAPVRSGPLGPVLERLLVRDLSVRPDAEELEALLRGASSALGGATPAVPPVVPGGFGSVGSFGPATPAPGLAMGPAHTPPPTPFVPGAGNPYASTVPVTFPAPPAPRRSRRPALLAGVLAVVLTAGVVGLVAWLPDGNAGDAAGKGGDTQSSRTPSASGPASPAQGTAVALTPTPTPKASSSKPAAPPKGSLIDPAGIRTAVEALKQQTGTTTFVDMKVYDEYVLADIPTAPGARTVDSWQYRGGVAQRTGPAGTVKAELMDMAALDWDRLPALMDEAKKELGVEIPSTRYLIVNPWLGAPAIRPYFNDPYGQGGYVLAGTDFKIKKVYKS; encoded by the coding sequence ATGGACAGCAGTGAGGCCGGCAGACGGTTGATCGACGGGCGCTTCGAACTCGCGCGGCCCCTGGGCAGTGGCGGGATGGGGACGGTGTGGCGCGCCCGCGACATCGCGCTGGACCGGGAGGTCGCCCTCAAGGAGGTGCGGCCGCCGGACCCGGCGACCGCCGCCGCGCAGCCCGGGCTCGTCGTCCAACTGCGCGAACGGGCCGTCCGGGAGGCCCGCGCCCTCGCCCGGCTCGCCCACCCGAACGTGGTCACCATCCACCACATCGTGGAGTCCGAGCCCGGCTCGGACGGCCATCCGTGGATCGTGATGGAGCTCGTCAGGGGTGGCTCCCTGGCCGACCGGCTGGAGGGCGGACCGCTGCCGGTGGCGGACGTGCTGCGCCTCGGGCTGGACCTGCTCTCCGCGCTGCGGGCCGCGCACGCGGAGGGGGTGCTGCACCGCGACGTGAAACCGGCCAACGTGCTCCTGCGCCCCAACGGCTCCGCGGTGCTCACCGACTTCGGGATCGCCGCCCTGCACGGCGCGACCGGGCTGACCTCGACCGGTGCGCTGATCGGCTCGCCGGAGTACATAGCCCCCGAGCGGGCGCGCGGCGCGGAGGGGCTGGCCGCCTCCGACCTGTGGTCGCTCGGGATGCTGCTCTACGTGGCCGCCGAGGGGGTGCACCCGCTGCGCCGGGCCACCAGTCTGGCCACCGTGGTCGCGGTGCTCGACGAGCCGATCCCCGCGCCGGTCAGGTCCGGCCCGCTGGGGCCCGTACTGGAACGGCTGCTGGTACGGGACCTCTCCGTGCGGCCCGACGCCGAGGAGCTGGAAGCGCTGCTCCGTGGTGCGAGCAGTGCTCTCGGTGGCGCCACCCCGGCGGTACCGCCGGTCGTCCCGGGCGGCTTCGGGAGCGTCGGGAGCTTCGGGCCGGCGACCCCGGCCCCCGGGCTCGCCATGGGCCCCGCGCACACCCCACCGCCGACGCCGTTCGTTCCGGGCGCGGGCAACCCGTACGCGTCCACCGTCCCCGTGACTTTCCCCGCGCCGCCCGCCCCGCGCCGGAGCCGCCGGCCGGCCCTGCTCGCCGGAGTCCTCGCGGTGGTCCTGACCGCAGGCGTCGTCGGCCTCGTCGCATGGCTGCCCGACGGGAATGCCGGAGACGCCGCGGGCAAGGGCGGTGACACGCAGTCCTCGCGCACCCCGTCCGCGTCGGGACCGGCCTCTCCGGCCCAGGGCACCGCCGTGGCCCTGACGCCCACCCCCACCCCGAAGGCGAGCTCGTCGAAGCCGGCCGCCCCGCCGAAGGGCAGCCTGATCGACCCGGCCGGCATCCGTACCGCCGTCGAGGCCCTCAAGCAGCAGACGGGTACCACCACCTTCGTCGACATGAAGGTCTACGACGAGTACGTGCTCGCCGACATCCCCACCGCACCCGGAGCCAGGACCGTCGACTCCTGGCAGTACCGCGGCGGCGTCGCCCAGCGCACCGGCCCGGCGGGTACCGTCAAGGCCGAGCTCATGGACATGGCCGCACTCGACTGGGACCGTCTCCCCGCGCTGATGGACGAGGCGAAGAAGGAGCTCGGCGTCGAGATCCCGAGCACGCGCTACCTCATCGTGAACCCCTGGCTCGGCGCTCCCGCGATCCGCCCGTACTTCAACGACCCGTACGGCCAGGGCGGCTACGTTCTCGCGGGCACCGACTTCAAGATCAAGAAGGTCTACAAGAGCTGA
- a CDS encoding NUDIX domain-containing protein, with protein MPAWLPPAEYVKTIAPATSYACLYFTDTAGRPVQLRATYSTETWQWPGGNMDHGETPWECALRECLEETGIAFGGERKLLGTQFIAHRGEAWPANHIGFLFDGGTLTDEQIAAIVLDPEEHSEVRVHSVREWEALMSPANFARLREIDAARRTGTVAYMEP; from the coding sequence GTGCCCGCATGGCTCCCGCCCGCCGAGTACGTCAAGACGATCGCTCCGGCCACCTCTTACGCCTGCCTCTACTTCACCGACACCGCCGGCCGCCCGGTGCAGCTCCGTGCGACGTACTCCACGGAGACCTGGCAGTGGCCGGGCGGGAACATGGACCACGGCGAGACCCCGTGGGAGTGCGCGCTCCGGGAGTGCCTGGAGGAGACGGGCATCGCCTTCGGGGGCGAGCGGAAGCTGCTGGGAACGCAGTTCATCGCCCACCGGGGGGAGGCATGGCCCGCGAACCACATCGGCTTCCTCTTCGACGGCGGCACCCTCACCGACGAACAGATCGCCGCCATCGTCCTGGACCCCGAGGAGCACAGCGAGGTACGGGTCCACTCGGTGCGGGAGTGGGAGGCGCTGATGAGCCCCGCGAACTTCGCCCGCCTGCGGGAGATCGACGCCGCCCGGCGCACCGGCACGGTGGCCTACATGGAGCCCTGA
- a CDS encoding GlsB/YeaQ/YmgE family stress response membrane protein: MGIIGWIILGLLAGGIAKVLLPGRDPGGLIGTTLIGIAGAFTGGWLSAKFLNRSIQNDFFDLATWGSAIAGSLVLLIAYRLLFGNSRN, translated from the coding sequence ATGGGCATCATCGGCTGGATCATCCTCGGACTGCTGGCGGGCGGGATCGCCAAGGTCCTGCTGCCCGGCCGTGACCCGGGCGGCCTGATAGGCACCACCCTCATCGGCATCGCCGGCGCCTTCACCGGCGGCTGGCTCTCGGCGAAGTTCCTGAACCGGTCGATCCAGAACGACTTCTTCGACCTCGCGACCTGGGGCTCCGCCATCGCGGGCTCGCTGGTCCTCCTCATCGCCTACCGGCTGCTCTTCGGCAACTCCCGCAACTGA
- a CDS encoding phosphatase PAP2 family protein, whose translation MTSHTTPAGAGTGPGARRRLIRELLLVVGLFAVYKFGRTLATGRTDEAFRNAARVWDAERTLHLPGEGLVQRLLLHSDALVHTANTYYAAVHFPATVLFLVWLYLRRPAHYLWTRRVLAVLTGAALVIHLAFPLAPPRMLGAAHLVDTGQVYGPTVYGAAPAADTMANQFAAMPSLHFGWALMLALGMIAATSSRWRGLWLLHPLVTLLVVVGTANHYWLDAVVATLLLGAAPLLVPRPVGRSRAGRSLIARRSVPVPRSAAEPVPTGAGPGAPAPTSTPTPRPAGPVEPVGAVR comes from the coding sequence ATGACCTCCCACACCACACCCGCCGGGGCCGGTACGGGGCCGGGCGCCCGCCGCCGCCTGATACGCGAGCTGCTGCTCGTCGTGGGCCTCTTCGCCGTCTACAAGTTCGGCCGTACGCTCGCCACCGGACGCACGGACGAGGCCTTCCGCAACGCCGCCCGGGTCTGGGACGCCGAGCGCACCCTGCACCTGCCCGGCGAAGGCCTGGTCCAGCGCCTGCTCCTGCACAGCGACGCCCTGGTGCACACCGCGAACACCTACTACGCGGCCGTGCACTTCCCCGCCACCGTGCTCTTCCTGGTCTGGCTCTACCTGCGCCGCCCCGCGCACTACCTCTGGACCCGCCGGGTCCTGGCCGTCCTGACCGGCGCGGCCCTCGTCATCCACCTGGCCTTCCCCCTCGCACCCCCGCGGATGCTGGGCGCGGCGCACCTGGTCGACACCGGCCAGGTCTACGGACCGACCGTCTACGGGGCCGCGCCCGCCGCCGACACGATGGCCAACCAGTTCGCCGCGATGCCCTCGCTGCACTTCGGATGGGCGCTGATGCTGGCCCTCGGCATGATCGCCGCGACCTCCTCCCGGTGGCGCGGCCTGTGGCTGCTGCACCCGCTGGTGACCCTGCTCGTGGTCGTCGGCACGGCCAACCACTACTGGCTCGACGCCGTCGTCGCCACGCTGCTCCTCGGGGCCGCCCCGCTCCTCGTCCCGCGCCCGGTCGGCCGGTCGCGCGCCGGCCGGTCGCTCATCGCCCGGCGGAGCGTGCCGGTCCCGCGGTCCGCGGCGGAGCCCGTGCCGACGGGTGCGGGCCCCGGTGCCCCGGCGCCGACCTCGACGCCGACGCCGAGGCCCGCAGGGCCAGTGGAGCCCGTAGGAGCGGTCCGGTGA
- a CDS encoding TetR/AcrR family transcriptional regulator — MTSPTPEAAPAPARRSKITPEREQQLYDAVLEQLREDGYEALTMEKIAARATCGKSTLYRQWKTKPQLVAAALRADRRGTLAAVDTGTLAGDLREAARIAACTSGNDTRLMQALGHAVLSDEELKAALREALVGPELAAFDAMVERAVDRGELAPEHPAVEFLPAQLMGVLRIRPVLEGRFADAEYLVRFVDACLLPALGTAPPEADRAP; from the coding sequence ATGACGTCGCCGACGCCGGAAGCCGCCCCGGCCCCCGCGCGCCGCTCGAAGATCACACCGGAGCGGGAGCAGCAGCTCTACGACGCCGTGCTGGAGCAGTTGCGCGAGGACGGCTACGAGGCGCTGACCATGGAGAAGATCGCCGCCCGGGCCACCTGCGGGAAGTCCACGCTCTACCGGCAGTGGAAGACCAAACCGCAGCTCGTCGCCGCCGCCCTGCGTGCGGACCGGCGCGGCACCCTCGCCGCGGTGGACACCGGAACCCTGGCGGGCGACCTGCGCGAGGCCGCCCGGATCGCCGCCTGCACCTCGGGGAACGACACCCGGCTCATGCAGGCCCTCGGGCACGCGGTGCTGAGCGACGAGGAGCTGAAGGCGGCCCTGCGCGAGGCTCTGGTGGGGCCGGAGCTGGCGGCGTTCGACGCGATGGTGGAGCGGGCCGTGGACCGGGGCGAGCTCGCCCCCGAACACCCCGCCGTGGAGTTCCTGCCCGCGCAGCTGATGGGCGTGCTGCGCATCCGGCCCGTGCTGGAGGGCCGCTTCGCCGACGCCGAGTACCTCGTACGGTTCGTCGACGCCTGCCTCCTGCCGGCGCTGGGCACGGCCCCGCCGGAAGCGGACCGGGCCCCCTGA